From Erinaceus europaeus chromosome 9, mEriEur2.1, whole genome shotgun sequence, one genomic window encodes:
- the GMNC gene encoding geminin coiled-coil domain-containing protein 1 produces LSLTPFLLQIPITSSVASPPPYLNSQNTVLPCQDQYFVGGQSYNCPYSTTTSETSVDVSRETWVSFWAASLLDNRVPQQAPQAQESFNDSDFPVPNSCSWEEAQLSSQLYRNKQLQDTLVQKEEELARLHEENNHLRQYLNSALVKCLEEKAKKFLSSDEFSKACGKIRKGKRKPREQGCLLPETPHHKTAKRNLLSEFSNCEEQAGPSVDPWVLQTLGLKDLNTIDDTFSANYSALSSQPRNLSSTFPQFPGDPVGYENGPRKNLLIDCGSDSTTASENTAKHREDCHFLSQMLNTAGGLRTVPFYNSDVSPNKTEMAFSTSLSPHCNVKTHSFHQGQAFVCRVEEGGWKFTWVPKQSS; encoded by the exons ctttctctcactccttttCTCCTCCAAATTCCTATCACCTCATCTGttgcatccccccccccatacttaAATTCACAGAACACTGTTCTGCCTTGCCAAGACCAGTACTTTGTAGGAGGCCAGAGTTATAATTGCCCGTATTCCACTACAACGTCAGAAACCAGTGTTGACGTTTCCAGGGAGACTTGGGTCTCTTTCTGGGCTGCCAGTCTCCTGGACAACAGAGTTCCCCAACAAGCACCACAGGCACAGG AATCATTCAATGACTCAGATTTCCCTGTTCCTAATTCATGTTCATGGGAAGAAGCTCAACTTTCTTCTCAGCTCTACCGAAATAAGCAG CTCCAAGATACTCTGGTGCAGAAGGAAGAAGAACTTGCTAGGTTACATGAAGAGAATAATCATCTCAGACAATACCTGAATTCTGCTTTAGTAAAATGTCTTGAAGAAAAGGCCAAG AAATTTCTGTCATCAGATGAGTTCTCCAAAGCATGTGGAAaaattagaaagggaaagaggaaaccCAGAGAGCAAGGATGTCTTCTTCCTGAGACTCCCCATCACAAAACTGCCAAAAGAAACCTCTTGAGTGAATTTTCTAATTGTGAGGAACAAGCTGGACCCTCTGTGGATCCCTGGGTTCTTCAAACACTTGGGTTAAAAGACCTCAATACTATCGATGACACCTTCTCAGCTAACTACAGTGCCCTCTCCTCTCAGCCCAGAAACCTCAGCAGCACATTTCCTCAGTTTCCAGGGGATCCAGTTGGTTATGAAAATGGGCCCAGGAAGAATCTCCTAATTGACTGTGGAAGTGACAGTACAACTGCCTCAGAGAACACTGCCAAGCACAGGGAAGACTGTCATTTCCTTTCTCAAATGTTAAATACTGCAGGGGGGCTACGAACTGTTCCTTTCTATAATTCTGATGTCTCCCCCAATAAAACAGAGATGGCTTTTTCCACATCTCTGAGCCCTCACTGTAATGTGAAAACTCATTCCTTCCATCAGGGACAAGCCTTTGTTTGCAGAGTtgaggagggaggatggaagTTTACGTGGGTCCCTAAGCAGTCATCTTAG